From a region of the Ostrinia nubilalis chromosome 18, ilOstNubi1.1, whole genome shotgun sequence genome:
- the LOC135080614 gene encoding uncharacterized protein LOC135080614, with product MVGYSVLFFFTLFASIIASKKHVSPPHCTVVTKDTDYTSRFKLSYPAAYLIPGQREAYQQMFCLNPPTVNKAVTTVCDWVAPPQVQFTLGDEYMHVVRQDPSGRYQGNAVIITYQLCGHNNMSHVELTGDNRPIVTDAVN from the exons ATGGTAGGATATTCAGTTCTTTTCTTTTTTACGTTATTTGCTAGTATAATTGCATCTAAAAAACATGTCTCGCCACCTCATTGTACAGTGGTCACGAAAG ATACTGACTACACGTCAAGATTTAAGTTAAGTTATCCTGCCGCCTATCTAATACCAGGGCAACGCGAGGCTTATCAGCAG ATGTTCTGCTTAAACCCGCCGACCGTCAATAAGGCGGTTACAACGGTCTGCGACTGGGTCGCTCCACCTCAGGTCCAGTTCACCCTCGGCGATGAGTACATGCACGTGGTCCGCCAAGACCCATCAGGCCGGTACCAAGGGAACGCTGTCATCATCACCTACCAGCTCTGCGGACATAACAATATGTCACATGTCGAATTAACTGGTGACAACAGACCCATCGTTACTGATgctgttaattaa
- the LOC135080395 gene encoding testis-specific serine/threonine-protein kinase 2 — protein MAERLSPRSSEVNALEQRGYLIGKKIGQGSYATVHLAEYCDASSPKRMHLACKIFDKEKAPRDFLEKFFPRELDILTKIENPHIIQVHSILQRGPRVFIFMRYADNGDLLDFIKRNGVVPENQAKLWFRQMASGLQYLHSKNIAHRDLKCENILLSRRFNVKLADFGFARFCTDGENRRVLSQTYCGSAAYAAPEVVSGTPYNPKLADVWSLGIILFIMLNASMPFDDSNLRKLLKDQMSRNWVFRSRIRDTVSAAAKSIVRHILEPDITLRLTLDRVLSHEWTRPRKDKSASLMGRLVQSAPSAPHAPGKREHDEAGTSAGARVSGDHRETERERHDDINMRSHD, from the coding sequence ATGGCTGAGCGCCTCAGCCCTCGAAGCTCCGAGGTGAACGCCTTGGAACAACGAGGCTATCTCATCGGCAAGAAAATCGGACAAGGATCGTACGCCACTGTCCACCTGGCGGAGTACTGCGATGCATCCAGCCCCAAGCGGATGCACCTCGCGTGCAAGATATTTGACAAAGAAAAAGCACCTCGGGATTTTTTAGAGAAGTTTTTCCCTCGTGAACTCGACATCCTAACTAAGATCGAGAACCCCCACATCATCCAAGTGCACAGCATCTTGCAGAGGGGACCGAGAGTGTTCATTTTCATGCGATATGCTGACAACGGAGACTTGCTGGATTTCATAAAACGCAATGGCGTCGTACCAGAAAATCAGGCGAAACTGTGGTTCAGACAGATGGCTAGTGGCTTGCAGTATCTGCACAGTAAAAATATAGCGCATCGCGACCTCAAGTGCGAGAACATACTGTTGTCGAGGCGGTTCAATGTAAAACTGGCTGATTTCGGGTTTGCAAGATTCTGCACTGATGGAGAGAACCGGCGCGTTCTCAGCCAGACCTACTGTGGCTCTGCCGCGTACGCCGCCCCAGAAGTCGTAAGCGGGACCCCTTACAACCCCAAGCTCGCTGATGTGTGGTCACTGGGAATAATTCTGTTTATCATGCTGAACGCGTCTATGCCATTCGACGACTCAAACTTGCGTAAGCTGCTGAAAGATCAAATGTCCCGTAATTGGGTGTTCCGTTCTAGAATTCGTGATACTGTATCTGCGGCGGCAAAGTCTATCGTGCGGCATATTCTGGAGCCGGATATAACGCTGCGCCTGACCCTCGACCGCGTGTTGTCGCACGAGTGGACGCGGCCCCGCAAGGACAAGAGCGCCAGCCTGATGGGGCGGCTGGTGCAGTCGGCGCCGTCGGCCCCGCACGCGCCGGGAAAGCGCGAGCACGATGAGGCGGGCACGTCGGCCGGCGCGCGCGTCTCCGGCGACCACCGCGAGACCGAGCGTGAGCGCCACGACGACATCAACATGCGCTCCCACGATTAA
- the LOC135080616 gene encoding protein max isoform X2, giving the protein MMSDDDRDIDIESDAENDSDSRTHARNNLGGGGYYSQADKRAHHNALERKRRDHIKDSFTSLRESVPALQNEKVASRAQILKKAAEYIQFMRRKNNSHQQDIDDLKRQNNLLEAQIRALEKARATGNYMDAHELGLGIKSEGSSHDTDSSDGEGTTRRVKKLKINGVNV; this is encoded by the exons ATGATGAGTGACGACGATCGCGATATAGACATTGAAAGTGAT GCGGAAAACGATTCGGATTCTAGGACTCATGCAAGGAATAACCTCGGTGGAGGTGGCTATTACTCTCAG GCAGACAAAAGGGCACACCACAATGCAttagaaagaaaaagaagagaTCACATCAAGGACAGTTTCACATCTCTGAGGGAATCCGTACCTGCCCTACAAAATGAAAAAGTG GCAAGTCGGGCGCAAATCTTAAAAAAGGCTGCAGAGTACATCCAGTTTATGAGGCGGAAAAATAACTCGCACCAGCAAGATATTGATGATTTAAAACGGCAGAACAACTTACTAGAGGCCCAAA tACGAGCATTAGAAAAAGCACGAGCAACAGGAAACTACATGGATGCCCATGAGTTGGGACTTGGCATCAAATCTGAGGGCAGTTCACATGACACAGACAGTTCTGACGGGGAGGGCACCACTCGTCGCGTAAAGAAGCTCAAGATCAATGGTGTCAATGTGTAA
- the LOC135080616 gene encoding protein max isoform X1 yields MMSDDDRDIDIESDAENDSDSRTHARNNLGGGGYYSQADKRAHHNALERKRRDHIKDSFTSLRESVPALQNEKVTQASRAQILKKAAEYIQFMRRKNNSHQQDIDDLKRQNNLLEAQIRALEKARATGNYMDAHELGLGIKSEGSSHDTDSSDGEGTTRRVKKLKINGVNV; encoded by the exons ATGATGAGTGACGACGATCGCGATATAGACATTGAAAGTGAT GCGGAAAACGATTCGGATTCTAGGACTCATGCAAGGAATAACCTCGGTGGAGGTGGCTATTACTCTCAG GCAGACAAAAGGGCACACCACAATGCAttagaaagaaaaagaagagaTCACATCAAGGACAGTTTCACATCTCTGAGGGAATCCGTACCTGCCCTACAAAATGAAAAAG TGACACAGGCAAGTCGGGCGCAAATCTTAAAAAAGGCTGCAGAGTACATCCAGTTTATGAGGCGGAAAAATAACTCGCACCAGCAAGATATTGATGATTTAAAACGGCAGAACAACTTACTAGAGGCCCAAA tACGAGCATTAGAAAAAGCACGAGCAACAGGAAACTACATGGATGCCCATGAGTTGGGACTTGGCATCAAATCTGAGGGCAGTTCACATGACACAGACAGTTCTGACGGGGAGGGCACCACTCGTCGCGTAAAGAAGCTCAAGATCAATGGTGTCAATGTGTAA